The proteins below are encoded in one region of Dioscorea cayenensis subsp. rotundata cultivar TDr96_F1 chromosome 18, TDr96_F1_v2_PseudoChromosome.rev07_lg8_w22 25.fasta, whole genome shotgun sequence:
- the LOC120282711 gene encoding probable pectinesterase/pectinesterase inhibitor 12 yields the protein MSSSSPSSNNIPFIMQTSLDSLLLLLLLLATFFTPSLSLNVTDDHNLLTIKSLCQTTPYPNSCFEALKLSISININPSILSFLLQTLNTAISESTKLSSLLSHSSTSIIEHQKGSLQDCQELHQITLTYLKKSSSIIKSNSDKLSDVRSHLSAALTNKATCLEGLATASGPSKQALVSSLISTYAHVTNSLSIISKRTAGTGKKGRKLSGELPKWLTRKDRRLLQSDDDYDNEYDPASILTVAADGTGNFTTISDAIAFAPNNSDYRTVIIVRAGVYDEHVEIPSYKPNIVLLGEGSDVTIITGNRSVADGWTTFRSATVAVSGQGFLARDLTIMNTAGPVKNQAVALRVNADLSAVYRCKIDGYQDTLYVHSFRQFYRECDIFGTVDFVFGNSAVIFQGCNLVAKKPLPGQSNVITAQSKDDPNEVTGISIQNCSVLASDDLSTSQGGTRTYLGRPWRIYSTTVYIESYIDSLVDPLGWQRWSSGDEGLDTLYYGEYENFGPGSSTNHRVDWPGYHIMDYDDAFNFTVSEFIYGDEWLDSTSFPYDDGV from the exons atgtcttcttcttctccttcatccaATAATATTCCATTCATCATGCAAACATCTCttgattctcttcttcttcttcttcttcttttggccACCTTCTTCACACCCTCATTATCATTGAATGTAACTGATGATCATAACTTATTAACCATAAAATCTCTATGCCAAACAACTCCATATCCAAACTCCTGCTTTGAAGCATTGAAGCTCTCCATCTCCATCAACATCAACCCTTCCattctctccttcctcctccAAACCCTGAACACAGCCATCTCAGAGTCCACCAAGCTCTCCTCCCTCCTCTCCCACTCCTCCACTAGCATCATAGAACACCAAAAAGGCTCCCTCCAAGACTGCCAAGAACTCCACCAAATCACCCTCACTTATCTAAAAAAATCATCTTCCATCATCAAGTCCAACTCCGACAAACTCTCCGACGTACGGTCTCATCTCAGCGCCGCACTCACTAACAAAGCCACATGTTTAGAAGGCCTTGCAACCGCTTCAGGGCCATCAAAACAAGCTCTCGTCTCCTCCCTCATCTCTACCTACGCTCATGTCACCAACTCCCTCTCCATCATCTCTAAACGCACCGCCGGCACCGGTAAAAAAGGCAGGAAACTCTCCGGCGAGCTCCCAAAATGGTTAACTAGAAAAGATCGGAGGTTACTGCAAAGTGACGATGATTATGACAATGAGTATGATCCGGCGTCCATTCTGACGGTGGCCGCCGACGGCACCGGAAACTTCACGACGATCAGCGACGCCATTGCTTTCGCCCCTAACAACAGTGATTACCGGACGGTGATCATCGTCAGAGCTGGGGTTTATGATGAGCACGTTGAGATCCCGAGCTACAAACCTAATATTGTGCTCCTCGGAGAGGGCAGTGACGTCACCATCATCACCGGCAACCGTAGCGTCGCCGACGGCTGGACTACTTTCCGGTCGGCCACTGTCG CTGTATCAGGACAAGGATTCTTAGCACGAGATTTAACGATCATGAACACGGCCGGGCCGGTCAAGAACCAGGCTGTTGCGCTGCGAGTGAATGCCGACTTGTCTGCCGTCTACCGGTGCAAAATTGATGGTTATCAAGACACACTCTATGTCCACTCCTTTCGACAATTTTACCGGGAATGTGATATCTTCGGCACTGTCGACTTTGTCTTCGGCAACTCGGCCGTGATCTTCCAAGGTTGCAACCTGGTAGCCAAGAAGCCATTGCCAGGGCAATCCAATGTGATCACTGCTCAGTCTAAAGATGACCCAAATGAAGTCACTGGAATATCAATCCAGAATTGCAGTGTATTAGCATCAGATGATCTATCAACCAGTCAAGGTGGCACTAGGACCTATTTGGGCAGACCATGGAGGATATACTCCACAACAGTCTACATTGAGTCTTATATTGACTCATTGGTTGATCCACTTGGCTGGCAAAGGTGGTCATCAGGTGATGAAGGCTTGGACACACTTTATTATGGAGAGTATGAAAACTTTGGACCTGGTTCATCGACTAATCATAGGGTTGATTGGCCTGGTTACCATATCATGGACTATGATGATGCATTCAACTTTACTGTGTCCGAGTTCATCTATGGTGATGAGTGGTTGGATTCCACCtcttttccttatgatgatggcgtataa
- the LOC120282140 gene encoding uncharacterized protein LOC120282140, whose amino-acid sequence MKSFSIFVTLLVLLLIIAGATANLQELCKQATSSSTIVTYDFCVRSLQPINGSNDVDAKGLVGITINLSLDNLVGIINMLSDLQSKTTNKTVLDALNACSDEVNRGTTELKVAQNLVSNGYAQDALTAVRVAEKSSDVCDSAFNQRGIQSPVHDAMHDPVLLCDLVDLIIQLLA is encoded by the coding sequence atGAAGTCCTTCTCCATCTTCGTCACTCTCCTTGTCCTCCTCCTCATTATCGCCGGCGCTACCGCCAACCTCCAAGAACTTTGCAAGCAagcaacatcatcatcaaccatCGTGACCTATGACTTCTGCGTTCGAAGTCTCCAACCAATCAATGGCAGCAATGACGTAGACGCAAAAGGACTTGTAGGCATAACCATCAACCTCTCCCTTGACAACTTGGTAGGCATAATCAACATGCTTAGTGATCTTCAATCAAAGACCACAAACAAAACAGTCCTTGATGCTTTGAATGCATGCTCTGATGAAGTAAATAGAGGTACTACCGAGTTGAAGGTTGCACAAAATTTAGTGTCAAATGGGTATGCTCAAGATGCTTTGACTGCAGTTAGAGTTGCTGAAAAGTCTTCAGATGTTTGTGACAGTGCTTTCAATCAACGTGGCATTCAGTCTCCTGTCCATGATGCCATGCATGATCCTGTCTTGCTGTGTGACTTGGTTGATCTTATCATTCAGCTTCTtgcttga
- the LOC120282141 gene encoding cell wall / vacuolar inhibitor of fructosidase 2-like, whose translation MKSFSIFVTLLLLLLLLIIAGATANLQELCKQATASSTIVTYDFCIKSLQPIHGSNEVDAKGLAGITINLSIYNLVGIINMLSDLQSKTTNQTVLDALNACSDGINNGNTQLKMAQTLVSNGRIQDALTSVKVAEGSSDVCDNAFNQRGVQSPVHDAMHDPVLVCDLADLIIQLLA comes from the coding sequence ATGAAgtccttctccatctttgtcactctcctcctcctcctcctcctcctcattaTCGCCGGCGCCACCGCCAACCTCCAAGAACTATGCAAGCAAGCAACAGCATCATCAACCATCGTGACCTATGACTTCTGCATTAAAAGTCTCCAACCAATCCATGGCAGCAATGAAGTAGACGCAAAAGGACTTGCAGGCATAACCATCAACCTCTCCATTTACAACTTGGTAGGCATAATCAACATGCTTAGTGACCTTCAATCAAAGACCACAAACCAAACAGTCCTTGATGCATTGAATGCATGCTCTGATGGAATAAACAATGGTAATACCCAATTGAAGATGGCACAAACTTTAGTGTCAAATGGGCGCATTCAAGATGCTTTGACTTCAGTTAAAGTTGCTGAAGGGTCTTCAGATGTTTGTGACAATGCTTTCAATCAACGTGGCGTTCAGTCTCCTGTCCATGATGCCATGCATGATCCTGTCTTGGTGTGTGACTTGGCTGATCTTATCATTCAGCTTCttgcttga